The segment AGCGGTTCTCCACATCCTGGACGATTTCTTCCAGATCTGTAGCCGCGCGGATAGTGCCAATGGCCTCCGAGCGGTCGCTGTTGGCCCTGCGGCCGGGGCCGTCGAGCCAATGCCCGACCAGTCGCTCCAGGAGCTTTCGCTGATCGGCGAGTGGCGTGGCAATATAATATCCGCCAAGTCCACACGTACAGGAAACGCGGGCTATATCGTGGATGTCGAGGTTTGTCAAAGAGACAGACACCGTATGCCCAAATTTATTCACCACAGGAGCGTGCAACAACGCCAGGTACAAATTGCGCCCTAACGCGCCTCCAAGCCCTTCGGCCCGGGCCCGGCGCAGATAATGCACATCATCCCCGTCGATTTCTGCCTGCCACAACAAGTCCGGGCGGCTGGCCAGGGTCTGATCAAGAGCCCGTTCATGCCGCCACTGGGCAATGCGCTTGTGGTCGCCTCCGGTCAACACCTCGGGCACGGACAAGCCTCGATACTGCTCGGGCCGAGTGTAATGAGGATATTCGAGCAGCCCGGTGGAGAAGCTCTCCTCATCCGCAGAATCTTCATGTCCCATGAATTCAGGCACCAAACGGGCCACGGATTCCAGCAGACACAAGGCAGCGCTTTCGCCACCGTTGAGCACGAAATCACCCACCGACACCTGTTCAATGGGAAACAGTTCCAGCAACCGCTCGTCGAGACCCTCATAACGCCCACAGATGAGCGTCAGGTTCTGCTCCTCGGCAAACTCCCTAGCCAGGGACTGACTCATGGGTTTACCGCGCGGAGAAAGATACACGATGCGCCCTGGATCGGGCAGACTCTCGATGGCTTGAGCCACGGGGTCACACATCATGACCATGCCCGGACCACCGCCATAGGGCCGATCATCCACGGTACGATGCCTGTCAGAAGTGAAATCGCGGGGGTTGAGCAGCGAAAAGTTCACCAGTCCCTGCTCCGTGCCTTTGGCCATCAGGCCACAGGACAGAGGGGAGTCGAAGAACTCGGGAAACAAGGTGATAATATTGAACTGCACGCTGGCTCCGCTATTCGCTGCTATCATCGTTCAGATACAGTTCCAGCAGTCCCGGAGGAGGTACAATGGTCACCCAGCCCTCATCAAGGTCCACTCCGGCCACAAACTCGTCGGCAACCGGAAACAGCACTTCCCGGCCGTCTTCGGTGTCGATGGCCCAGACTTCCTGCCCGGCTGGCAACAGCTGCACCTGGCGCACGTGCCCCAGAGTCGAACCGTCCTCCAAAAGCACGGTCAGCCCCTCCACCTCATAGAGATAGAGTTCATCCTCACCGGGCTCGGGCAAATCCGCCTCACGGACCAGCAGTTCGGCTCCGCGTAGCTCATCTGCAGCATCGCGATCCGCGATACCTTCGAAAAACACCAGAAGCCGCCCCTTATGAGGCCGCCAGGATTCGATCTTCACGGGTCGTGTACGAGGTGCGGCAGGCTTGGCAACACGCTTTTTCAAGCCGGGCTTGCCGGATTTTGCGCCCACCGTTGGTCGGGGCCTAGGTGCTTTGGGCCTCAAGAATATCTCGGGGAATTCATCCAATAGAAAAGGGGAGTCTCCGTGGTAATCCACTGAGACTTCCCCTCGAATTCCATGGGGCTTCAATACCTCGGCTATCAGCACGAGGTCCTTTGTCGACGTCGTCACTGACCGCCTCCGGCCTTCTAGCCTTGTACTGTCCCGCCCGGAGCTTGCACCCCACCGCGCATTCCGAAACGGTAGCGGCCAAAATGACCGCACAGTGAACCTATTCGATGATTTCGAGCACGGCCCGCTTACGGGCCTTGGTGGAAGCTGCACCGATAATGGTGCGCATGGCACGGGCCGTACGACCCTGCTTGCCAATCACTTTACCAAGGTCTTCCTTGGCCACCTTCAACTCAAGCACCGAAGTTTGTTCACCCTCGATTTCCGAGACGACGACGTCGTCTGGGTTGTCGACCAACGATTTGGCAATGTACGAGATCAGATCTTTGAGCATGGTACCCTCCGCATCAATTCCAAGGGGGACGTCTCGCAGGAACTACAACACATTGCCGCCATGATCGACAGCGGAACGGGACGTTGTGAATAAAGTAAACTACTCAGCCTTGGCGGCTTTCTTGAGCAGAGACTTGACGGTATTGCTGGGCTGGGCCCCGCGATCCATCCATTTCTTCACTTTGTCCATGTCCACTTTCACGTCCACGGGCTCAACCATGGGGTTGTAGTAACCCACATACTCAAGCGCGCGGCCGTCACGGCGGGTGGCACTGTCCATGGCCACGATACGGTAAAACGGACGCTTCTTGGATCCCATCCTGGTCAGTCGGAGCTTCAGAGCCATTCGTCTATCTCCCAATTGGTATAGTATTACAATTTAAACGAAAAAAGCAAGCAGCCATAAAACATCGGTAAAATGAGGCCTAAACCTTGTATACCTAAGGCTCACCTGGGGCAGCCGCGTCCCGGTGTGCCGTCCTATTTCTTCTTCTTTTTCTTCTTCTGAGGCTTCACGCGTTTCTTGCGCTTGACCTTGGCCTTGGTAAACTGGGCGCGGGCGGCTTCATCACCGTCCATTCCCGGCATACCTCCCATACCTTCCATCCCTTCCATACCCGGAATTCCTGGCATACCGCCACCCATTCCGGGAAGCTTGGGCATTTTCGGCATACCGCCCTTTTTCTTGGAGCGGCCCATCATCTTCTTCATCATCTTGCGCATCTGCTCGAAGTTCTTGACCAGCTGGTTGACTTCATCCAGCTCGATGCCCGAACCACGCGCGATGCGCTCCTTGCGACTGGGATTGATGAGGTTGGGGTTCTTGCGCTCTTCCATGGTCATGGAATTGATCATGGCTTCCACGCGACCCAGTTCCTTGTCTGGAACCTTGAGTTCGCCCAACTTCTCCTTGAGGCCGCCCATGCCGGGGAGCATCTTGAGAATACCCTCCAGCGAACCGAGCTTCTTCATCCGCCGCATCTGCGTACGGAAGTCCTCGAAATCGAACTCCGCGCGCTGAAATTTCTTGCCGATTTTCTCGGCTTCTTCCTCGGTGATATCTTCCTGAGCCTTCTCGATCAGGGTGAGCATATCACCCATGCCCAAGATACGCGAGGCCGCGCGATCAGGGTGGAATACTTCCAGATCGCTAGCCTTCTCGCCCATACCCACAAACTTGATGGGCTTGCCCGTGACATGCTTGATGGACAAGGCCGCACCACCGCGGGCATCACCGTCCATCTTGGTCAGCACAACACCGGACACATCCAGGCGCTCGTCAAAGCTGGCGGCCACGGTCACGGCATCCTGGCCGGTCATGGCATCCGCCACAAAGAGAATCTCCTGCGGCGACACTTCGGCCTTGATGGCCGCAAGCTCGTCCATCAGCGTCTCATCGATGTGCAGACGACCGGCAGTATCCAGGAGCATCACGTTGCAGCCCTGCTCACGGGCGTATTCGCGTGCCTGACTGGCAATGTCAACGGGGTTCATGTCCGTGGAAGACGCAAACACAGGCACGTCCAGCTGCTTGCCAAGCGTCGTCAGCTGCTCGATAGCCGCAGGACGATAGACGTCCGCCGGAACCAGCAACGGCTTGAACTTCAGGCGCCTGAGGTGCAAAGCGAGCTTGGACGAGGTCGTCGTCTTACCCGAACCCTGCAGGCCGACCATCATGATCACAGCCGGATTGCCACGCAGTTCAAGGTCAGCGGTCTCGCCGCCCAGCAGGCCGATCATCTCTTCGTGGACGATCTTGACCACTTGTTGACCGGGGGTCAGGCTCTTGAGCACATCCTGACCAAGGCAACGATCCTTGACCCGGCTGATGAACTCTTTGACAACCTTGAAGTTGACGTCCGCCTCCAAGAGCGCAAGACGCACCTCGCGAAGGCCTTCCTGGATATTATTCTCATCCAGGCGACCCTGCCCCTTGAACTTCTTGAATACCGTGTTCAGGCGGTCTTGTAGATTGTCAAACATAGTTAGTTCACCATCTCAGAAAATAAAAAGAGGTTCTTGTTAAAGAACCCCGAGAGTTTCGTCAAGCTCAATAAGCCGGGTGGTTCTACCTGCGCCCGCCAGAGGAGTCAACCCCGGACGGGCGCAGGTTCTTCTTTTCTATCGGAAGCCACCCGGATGATGTGCCATATCCGCAGCAGTGTATTCGGTATTCACATGGCAGACATTGCAGTTGCCATCCTTTCCCATCTGCTTGGCCTCGCCCATATACTGCATGGGAGGGATATTATCGCGGTTCGCACCGTAGCCGGAATCCTCGCGAGCCGGATAGATGGCGTGGGTGGAACCATGACAGGCCTCGCACATCAGGGCGTCCATGTCGTCGCGGCGGTTGCGGAAGAGTTCCGAGCCGTCGGCGGTCCATTTGTTAAACCCGTCCATGGTCTCGGGCGGCTCAAAGCCCACGTGGCAATTCAGGCAGTCAGGCTCCTGCAACCACGGGGTCCGGCCATTGACCTCGGCCAGGCTGTCTACGGTGCGTGGCGCCAAGTTCTTCATCAAACGCGCCGCGCCCTTCTTGCCAGCCTCGTCCTCCTTCTTGAGCAAAGACAAAGCGTGATCTTCCATGGTTCCATGGCAATTGACGCAGGTCACGCCAATGTCATCATGAATCCCGCGTAGACAGCGTGTCGGACCTATCGGATCGTTGGGATGGCATGCCGCGCAGGCGTCCTCCTCGCGTCCCGTCAGATAGTTGGCGTGCCAGCCATGCAACGCCGCCGGGAAGTTGAGGATTTCAGGATTGCCCTCGGTACCCAGCACCGGATCAGCGTGGCAGCTCTGGCAGAGCACCGGTTCCCCCTGCTCGGCCAGTTTAAGCAGGTCAGTCTTGTTGATCTTGTCATGCACGGCCAGCACATCGCGCGAGGTCTCACCCGTGAATCCGGCCACCACGGCCACTCGCCACTCGCCGCCATGGCAGTTGCGACAGCCCATTTCAGTCGTCGTGGGAGCCACGGTGCGCGTGGTCGCCAGCACCTCACCAGTCTCGGAATCAACGGCCTTGACCGTAAACAACGGATACGGGTTGAACCCGCCGCCGTCGGGATACGGCACCACAGGAATCAGATCAGCATGGAAGGCCCGACGCTCTGCATCCAGGTCCATGTCACCGATCAGCCCCTTGCCCGCCAACCCGACATTCTTCTGAAGCGTCGCGCCAAACAACTTGTCAGCGAAATCCCAGAATTCCACGTGGTCGGAAGGATTTCTGAACCCTTCTTCCACTTCATAGGTAATGGTCACGCCCTCGGTCACCAGTTCGGGCACATCGCCGCGTCGCACCAGTTGGGCAAAGATATCATTGGCCGGGGGCAACAGCGTCCACCAGCGGTCGGAGTCGGAGATGCAATGCATGCCCAGATTATTCCAGGCCAGCAGCACGTATTCATCTTTTTTCTTGTCAAAAGGCGGAATATCCACGGGCGTGGGCACCTTGGCGGCCTCCACAGCCCCGGCAACATCGGCCTCCCCCGCTGCACCATAAAAGGGCTTATCGCCTCCATGCAATTCCTCGACGATATACGAGGCCAGAGCCAAACGCTCCTCGCCCGTGCCTGCAAAAGGCGGCATGTAGTTACGGATCTTGCCCTGCCCATCCAATTGCGCATCCAGGCCAAACACACTGAACTTGGCGGTCAGGGGCAAGATGTCGTTGGAAAGGCCTCCCACGCTATGGCAGGAAAAGCACTGGCCGTAGAACAACTCACGCCCGGCAGCCAGACGGTTGTCGTCGGTGATCTCGCGGTTCTCCACCCACTTGGCAATCTTCAGCCAGCCCTGCTCATTGATGCGCTCGATATCCTGAGGGTGAATCTGGTTGGAATAGGTATGCCCCGCCAGCACATAAGGCCTGCGAGCAGCCTCGCGCGTCCATTCGAAACCGCCCATCTGGACTTGCCCCAGAATGAGCAGAATCAGCGCCACCCAACGCCGGACCGAGGGCGGCAGCTTAAGGGTCATGAGCAACGCCAGAGCCAGGATCGCCGGAGAGGACGCCAGCAGCGCACGGGTAAAGGGCACGATCTCGGCGTTCCAGCCCATGATCATGGCCTGCGGCCCTTCGGGAAGAATGCTGAAGTACCACCAGCCCGTGGGGACCATCAGTACCAGCGGAATGCAGGTCCACATGGCGTTATAGCGCGCCAGCCCGTCCCGAATTTCCGGGTCGCGACTGAAAGAGGCCGTAAAAAACCCGAACAGCCCGGCAAAGGAAAAGCCCAGTAGCGCACGGAAAAAGAGCGCTGGCCAGAAGCTGGGGTTGAAGAACCCGTCCCAGAAATTCTGGGTCTCGAGCCAGTCACCCGGAGTCAGCATGGAACCGATAATGGCGTTGATCATGAACAGCGAGGCGAACCCGAAGAAGAAATACAGCTTGCCCACGGTCAGATGGTCACGCGAATTCATCTTGCCGAAGGTATAATAATACACCAGCAACGCCACGATCTCGCCCAGGAAAAACACCCACTCCGTGGCCCAGGCAAAGCCATAGGTATGGATAAGAGTCAGGGTCGCCGTGGGGTTGGTCAGAGCGATGACGAACCAGATGGCCACGCCGGTCAGACTGCCGAAAACCATGGTCAACAGCAGGAAAAACTTCGTGTGCTTCTTGCAATAGGCCAGGATGGCATCCGAGCCCTCGATCAGCCCCTTGCGCTCGGTCAGCACCAGGAACAGTCCGCCTCCCACGGCCAGGTGAGCCACATAAACGTGGACCACGGCAATGATGGCAATGAGCAGGCCGCCGCCGAATTCGGGGATATGCCAGACGGGATAATCCATGAGCTAGCCCTCCTTCCGGGCCTTGGCGGCCAGCTTGAGAATATAGGCCATGAGGCCCAGCCCGACAACCAGGGCAACCACAAACATGATCATGGGCGAATACTGTCCCGTGACCTCAAGAGAGGTGGCCTTGAAATACGGATCCATGGTGCCGATGCGCGCGAACTCGCGTACCCCGGTCATGGTGGCCACCGTGCAGACCAGATAGAAAGCCCCTTGCCTGGGCTGCTTGAAGAACCCGGCATGCAAACACATCAAGGCCCCCATCAGCGAAGCCAGGAACAAGGCCGTTGCCAAACCGGAATGCCCCATGAACTGCAGGATCACATCGTGCCCAAAACCCAGCAGGAACCATGGCCCCACCACGAGTTGCGCCACGGTGCCGCGGAAGAACCACTTCATGCCCTGATCCACATACCATTCCGCCAGCGGTTCGGCCTGCTTGGAAGGCCGCTGCCAGTGCAGGGCAGTCACCAGCCCGCCCACGGCCAGCGAGGCCAGAACGAAATGCAGATAACGTGGGATCAGCGTCGGATCCCCGAAATTCAGGAAGGTGCCACCTTCGGCGGTAAAATACTGCGGCCACTGCACCGGATTGCCGAGCAGCGAAATATTATTGGAAAACAGGAACCCCACCAGTAGCAGAATCAGGGCGCAGAAACCGATGACCAGCCCCCGCAGTGAGCCCAACCCGTCGAACTGAAAATCAAAGAGGTAGGCCGCGTAGTAGGCGACGATAATCAGAAACGGAACAACCAGCCACCACCAGCCCATGAGGATATCGCTGACATAGAACAAATGCCCGTACAGGGTCTGCAAAAACAGAAGCGGAGCCACCCCGAAGTTCACTGCCAGCGCGATGATCGTTGGCAGCTTCACGGAAATATCCTTACCCACCGGCTCGGTGCATTCATGCTTGCACCAAGTGGCTGACAGTGCGGCCAAGGCACCACCCAGGGCGATATTCACCAGCAGAATATGTACGACGAAGGTCAGGGATAAAAGCCCCTGAAACCAGCCCCAAGGCACCTGAATGGGGTCAGGGATTGGGACAAGTAAAGTCGGATCCATGGCATTCCTCTCGGGTCAAAGCTGTCGGGCTTGCGCCCGGTGTTGTCCAGGGGATTCAATATCGCCTCCGGGCTGAAAGGACAACCCGCAGGCCGAGGAAATCAACCACTTGAATTTCCCTCTGAAACCATTACATTCCGGTGAGCGGAAACAGCATAGTCCATCAAGGGAACCATGAGCAAGACCCACCTGCTTTTAATCGACATCGGCAACACCAACGTGAAGGCCGTCATCGCTGGCCCGGATGGCCCTCCATCCGTGGAAGATACGATCATTGTGCCCACGTTCGCAGACCCGGCTGCGGCCCTGGAGCCAGGATTGCTGGCGGCCTGCCAGCGCGCAGGCATTGCCCCACAGGACATTTCGGCCTGCGCCGTATCCTCCGTGGTGCCGCGAGCCGACGGCCCTCTGGCTGAAGCCGTAATGCGCTTGACCGGGGTGCGCCCAAGGTTCGTTCCGGACGACCTGCCCCTTGGCTTTTCCAACATGGCGTCCATTCCCGACAATGTCGGAGCCGATCGCATGGTGGGCTGTTACGCGGCCCGGCGGCTGTATCCCGAAGCCGCCAATCTGGTGGTCATCGACTACGGCACCGCCACCACCATGGACTGCGTATGCGGCGACGAATACCTGGGCGGACTGACCTGCCCGGGCATCGAAAGCTCGGCCCGCGCCCTGACCACGGGTACGGCCAAGCTGCCGGACCTGACGCTGACCCTGGACGGCCCCTTTCGCCTGGGCTTTAGCACCATGCTCAGCCTGAACCAGGGCTTCATCGTGGGGTTCGCTGCCATGACCGAAGGTCTGGTCCGACGCCTGAAGGACCTCTTGGGCGGAGAAGCCCTTGTGGTGGCCACTGGCGGACTGGCAACCAGCGTGGCCGACCAGTGCGAGGCCATCGACCATGTCAGGCCCGACTTGATTCCTACTGGCCTGCACATAGCTTTTCTGGAACGAAACGGCAGATTCTGATATCCTCGGTTGGTTGCACGGCTCGACCGAACGCCGCGCGACCCCGACACCATGAAATAATACATACTTTTAAGAGGAGCGCTGTCATGAGCACCATTATCAATGTCTGGGCAAGAGAGATTCTCGATTCCAGAGGCAACCCCACGGTCGAAGTGGAAGTCACCACCGAATCCGGCGCCACCGGCGTCGCAGCCGTGCCTTCGGGCGCATCCACCGGCACCCGCGAGGCTCTTGAGCTTCGTGACGGCGACCCCAAACGCTTCGGCGGCAAGGGCGTGCTCCAGGCCGTGGAAAACGTGAACACCGAAATCGCCGAGAACATCGTGGGCCTCGATGCTCTCCGACAGGTCTCTCTGGACAATCTGATGATTGACCTGGACGGCACCGAGAACAAAGGCCGCTTGGGCGCCAACGCCATGCTCGGCGTGTCCATGGCCACCGCCCGTGCTGCTGCCAATTTCATGGGACTGCCCCTGTACCGCTACCTGGGCGGAGCCAACGCCAAGCTGCTGCCCACCCCGATGATGAACGTCATCAACGGTGGCGAGCACGCCCCCAACAACCTGGACATCCAGGAATTCATGATCATGCCTCTGGGCGCCGAAACCTTTGCCGAGGCCCTGCGCATGGGTTCGGAGACCTTCCACGCCCTGCAAAAAATCCTGAAGAAAGACGGCATGGTCACCTCCGTGGGTGACGAGGGTGGCTTCGCCCCCAACCTCCCCAGCCACAAGGCCGCCTTCGAATACCTGATGCGCGCCATCACCGAAGCCGGTTACGAGCCGGGCAAGCAGATCGCCCTGGCCATCGACGCCGCCGCCAGCGAGTTCTACAAGAACGGCAAATACGTCTTTGCCGGTGAAGGTCGCGAATTCGATGCCGCCGGACTGGTGGACTTCTACAAGGAAATGACGAGCACCTTCCCCCTGATCTCCATCGAGGACGGCTTGGCCGAAGCCGATTGGGACGGCTGGAAGCTCCAGACCCAGGCCATGGGCGACACCATCCAGTTGGTGGGTGATGACATCTTCGTCACCAACCCGGACATCCTTGCCCGTGGCATCGACGAGGGCGCAGCCAACTCCATCCTGATCAAGCTGAACCAGATCGGCACCGTGACCGAAACCCTGGACACCATCGAGATGGCCAAGCAGGCTGCTTACACCACCGTCATTTCCCACCGCTCCGGCGAGACCGAGGATCACTTCATCGCGGACTTGGCACTGGCCACCAATGCCGGTCAGATCAAGTCCGGCTCCCTGTCCCGCTCTGACAGACTGGCCAAGTACAACCAGTTGGTGCGTCTGGAAGAGGACCTGGAAGACGACGGCATCTACTTTGGGCCTATCATGGGCGAACAGTGGTTCGACATGGATTAGGCGGATCGTCCGTGAGCCGCCATCTGCGGCGTTGCTTCGGGCGATGCAGTCCCTCGCGTATGATCAAATACGCGTCAGTCCTGCATCGCCCTCGCGCCTGGCATCCGACGGCTCTCAAACAATCCGCAGTGGTTCCTTTTTTTAAGGCAAACCACTTAACCCGGAATTTCAAAACGCGTTTAGCAGGAATAGCTTTATATGGGGTCGGCGTATCCGACCCCAATTATTTGAAATGACGAAAACGCCTCCAGGCGACGGCCAAGCTCCTCTTCAACGGGTGCTCAAGGATAGTCGGATGCGAGGCGCAAGAACGATTCAAGATCGAGTAGTATTGAGACATACGCGAGATTTTGAATCGTTCGTGGCAACAAAGCAGACGGCCGTTCATGGGCGGCCGTTTCGGAGGGATAGAAATGATATTGCTGGATGGGAAAGCCACGTCCGCAGCCATCAGGGCTGAGATCAAGGAAAAAGTGGATGCTCTGGAGAAGAAGCATGGCCGCGTCCCGGGGCTAGCCGTAATTCTGGTGGGTGAGGACCCCGCGTCGCAGGTCTACGTGCGCATGAAGGAAAAAGGCTGCGTCGAGACCGGCATCCGCTCCATCCCCCATCGTCTTGACGCCTCCGTCACTCAGGACGAACTCATGGACCTGATCCGCAGCCTCAATGCCGATGACACCGTGGACGGCATCCTGCTGCAACTCCCTCTGCCGAGTGGACTGGACTCCCAGGCCTGTCTGGATCTCATCGATCCGGACAAGGACGTGGACGGCTTCCATCCCATGAACGTGGGCAAGCTGGCTCTGGGTCTGCCGGGCTATCGATCCTGCACCCCCGCCGGAGTCATCGAGCTGCTCAAGCGCTACGACATCAGCACCAGCGGCAAGAAGGCCGTGGTTCTGGGCCGTTCCAACATCGTGGGCAAGCCCATGGCCTTGATGCTCATCGAATACAGCGACCAGGGCAATGCCAGCACCACCATCGTGCACTCGCGAACCCCTTTGGAAGACCAGAAGGCCTTTTGCCAAGACGCCGACATCGTCATCGCTGCTGTGGGGCGCCCCTTGCACGTCAAGGGAGACTGGATCAAGGAAGGCGCCGTGGTCGTGGATGTGGGTATCCACCGCACCGACGACGGACTGGTGGGCGACTGCGACTTTGAGGCTATGAAGGACAAATGCTCGGCTATCTCCCCAGTGCCGGGCGGCGTGGGCCCCATGACCATCGCCCAGTTGCTGCTGAACACCATGCAGGCTTACAGCGATCACGTGAAAGCCTAACTCCAGCAAAATTACCCAACCAAAGGGGCCTGTGCCATCGCACCGGCCCCTTTCTCATTTCAACAACATGAATTTATCCGTTTCCTGTTGCTCCCGGCAGCAGGCATCGACTAGGATGGGAACCCAAGACAAAACTCACTGCCCGCCCATCAGGGCACAATGGGCATCAACCCTATCGAGAGTATTCCATGGGCATCGCTTCCGACCTGATCATCATCATCGTGGCCTCACTGATCTTTGCCATCATTGCCCGGCGTCTGGGCCAGCCGCTGATTTTCGGCTATATCCTGGCCGGTATCCTGGTGGGGCCGCACACGCCGGGAATCATGGTGGGCAATGCCCACAACATCGAACTACTGGCTGAAATCGGAGTGGGACTTTTACTCTTTGAACTGGGTATCGAGTTTTCACTCAAGGAACTCAGACCCGTGCGGTTAGTGGCACTCATTGGCACTCCCATCCAGATCCTGCTGGTCATGGCTTTCGGTTACGGGCTGGGTGAGTTCCTCGGTTGGGACAGAACCGCTTCCATCTGGCTCGGGGCCGTGCTTTCCCTTTCCAGTACCATGGTGGTGTTGAAAACGCTCGAAAGCCAGGAGCTGCTGGGCACCCTCTCCAGCCGGGTCATGATCGGCATGCTCATCGTGCAAGACCTGGCCATTGCCCCCATGCTCATCATCCTGCCCCAGATTGGAGTTGAGGACGCCGGGTCGGGCCCTCTCATCTGGGCCGGAGTCAAGGCCGTGCTCTTTCTGGGCACCATGTTTGTACTGGGCCGCAAGATCATCCCCATGCTCCTTGAGCGCATCGCCCGGGCGGGTTCGCGCGAACTGTTTCTACTTTCCACCTGCACCATCGGGTTAGGCATTGGCTACGCCACGCACCTGACAGGGCTGTCCTTTGCCTTCGGGGCTTTTGTGGCGGGCATGGTCCTCAGCGAATCCGATTACGCCTACCAGATTCTGAGCAATGTATTACCTCTGCGCGATC is part of the Desulfovibrio ferrophilus genome and harbors:
- a CDS encoding multiheme c-type cytochrome, encoding MDYPVWHIPEFGGGLLIAIIAVVHVYVAHLAVGGGLFLVLTERKGLIEGSDAILAYCKKHTKFFLLLTMVFGSLTGVAIWFVIALTNPTATLTLIHTYGFAWATEWVFFLGEIVALLVYYYTFGKMNSRDHLTVGKLYFFFGFASLFMINAIIGSMLTPGDWLETQNFWDGFFNPSFWPALFFRALLGFSFAGLFGFFTASFSRDPEIRDGLARYNAMWTCIPLVLMVPTGWWYFSILPEGPQAMIMGWNAEIVPFTRALLASSPAILALALLMTLKLPPSVRRWVALILLILGQVQMGGFEWTREAARRPYVLAGHTYSNQIHPQDIERINEQGWLKIAKWVENREITDDNRLAAGRELFYGQCFSCHSVGGLSNDILPLTAKFSVFGLDAQLDGQGKIRNYMPPFAGTGEERLALASYIVEELHGGDKPFYGAAGEADVAGAVEAAKVPTPVDIPPFDKKKDEYVLLAWNNLGMHCISDSDRWWTLLPPANDIFAQLVRRGDVPELVTEGVTITYEVEEGFRNPSDHVEFWDFADKLFGATLQKNVGLAGKGLIGDMDLDAERRAFHADLIPVVPYPDGGGFNPYPLFTVKAVDSETGEVLATTRTVAPTTTEMGCRNCHGGEWRVAVVAGFTGETSRDVLAVHDKINKTDLLKLAEQGEPVLCQSCHADPVLGTEGNPEILNFPAALHGWHANYLTGREEDACAACHPNDPIGPTRCLRGIHDDIGVTCVNCHGTMEDHALSLLKKEDEAGKKGAARLMKNLAPRTVDSLAEVNGRTPWLQEPDCLNCHVGFEPPETMDGFNKWTADGSELFRNRRDDMDALMCEACHGSTHAIYPAREDSGYGANRDNIPPMQYMGEAKQMGKDGNCNVCHVNTEYTAADMAHHPGGFR
- the rpsP gene encoding 30S ribosomal protein S16, giving the protein MALKLRLTRMGSKKRPFYRIVAMDSATRRDGRALEYVGYYNPMVEPVDVKVDMDKVKKWMDRGAQPSNTVKSLLKKAAKAE
- the rimM gene encoding ribosome maturation factor RimM (Essential for efficient processing of 16S rRNA); its protein translation is MTTSTKDLVLIAEVLKPHGIRGEVSVDYHGDSPFLLDEFPEIFLRPKAPRPRPTVGAKSGKPGLKKRVAKPAAPRTRPVKIESWRPHKGRLLVFFEGIADRDAADELRGAELLVREADLPEPGEDELYLYEVEGLTVLLEDGSTLGHVRQVQLLPAGQEVWAIDTEDGREVLFPVADEFVAGVDLDEGWVTIVPPPGLLELYLNDDSSE
- a CDS encoding type III pantothenate kinase, translated to MSKTHLLLIDIGNTNVKAVIAGPDGPPSVEDTIIVPTFADPAAALEPGLLAACQRAGIAPQDISACAVSSVVPRADGPLAEAVMRLTGVRPRFVPDDLPLGFSNMASIPDNVGADRMVGCYAARRLYPEAANLVVIDYGTATTMDCVCGDEYLGGLTCPGIESSARALTTGTAKLPDLTLTLDGPFRLGFSTMLSLNQGFIVGFAAMTEGLVRRLKDLLGGEALVVATGGLATSVADQCEAIDHVRPDLIPTGLHIAFLERNGRF
- the eno gene encoding phosphopyruvate hydratase, with translation MSTIINVWAREILDSRGNPTVEVEVTTESGATGVAAVPSGASTGTREALELRDGDPKRFGGKGVLQAVENVNTEIAENIVGLDALRQVSLDNLMIDLDGTENKGRLGANAMLGVSMATARAAANFMGLPLYRYLGGANAKLLPTPMMNVINGGEHAPNNLDIQEFMIMPLGAETFAEALRMGSETFHALQKILKKDGMVTSVGDEGGFAPNLPSHKAAFEYLMRAITEAGYEPGKQIALAIDAAASEFYKNGKYVFAGEGREFDAAGLVDFYKEMTSTFPLISIEDGLAEADWDGWKLQTQAMGDTIQLVGDDIFVTNPDILARGIDEGAANSILIKLNQIGTVTETLDTIEMAKQAAYTTVISHRSGETEDHFIADLALATNAGQIKSGSLSRSDRLAKYNQLVRLEEDLEDDGIYFGPIMGEQWFDMD
- the ffh gene encoding signal recognition particle protein, with the protein product MFDNLQDRLNTVFKKFKGQGRLDENNIQEGLREVRLALLEADVNFKVVKEFISRVKDRCLGQDVLKSLTPGQQVVKIVHEEMIGLLGGETADLELRGNPAVIMMVGLQGSGKTTTSSKLALHLRRLKFKPLLVPADVYRPAAIEQLTTLGKQLDVPVFASSTDMNPVDIASQAREYAREQGCNVMLLDTAGRLHIDETLMDELAAIKAEVSPQEILFVADAMTGQDAVTVAASFDERLDVSGVVLTKMDGDARGGAALSIKHVTGKPIKFVGMGEKASDLEVFHPDRAASRILGMGDMLTLIEKAQEDITEEEAEKIGKKFQRAEFDFEDFRTQMRRMKKLGSLEGILKMLPGMGGLKEKLGELKVPDKELGRVEAMINSMTMEERKNPNLINPSRKERIARGSGIELDEVNQLVKNFEQMRKMMKKMMGRSKKKGGMPKMPKLPGMGGGMPGIPGMEGMEGMGGMPGMDGDEAARAQFTKAKVKRKKRVKPQKKKKKKK
- a CDS encoding KH domain-containing protein, encoding MLKDLISYIAKSLVDNPDDVVVSEIEGEQTSVLELKVAKEDLGKVIGKQGRTARAMRTIIGAASTKARKRAVLEIIE
- the trmD gene encoding tRNA (guanosine(37)-N1)-methyltransferase TrmD, yielding MQFNIITLFPEFFDSPLSCGLMAKGTEQGLVNFSLLNPRDFTSDRHRTVDDRPYGGGPGMVMMCDPVAQAIESLPDPGRIVYLSPRGKPMSQSLAREFAEEQNLTLICGRYEGLDERLLELFPIEQVSVGDFVLNGGESAALCLLESVARLVPEFMGHEDSADEESFSTGLLEYPHYTRPEQYRGLSVPEVLTGGDHKRIAQWRHERALDQTLASRPDLLWQAEIDGDDVHYLRRARAEGLGGALGRNLYLALLHAPVVNKFGHTVSVSLTNLDIHDIARVSCTCGLGGYYIATPLADQRKLLERLVGHWLDGPGRRANSDRSEAIGTIRAATDLEEIVQDVENRCGQVPKIVATSARGAGDLTGNEVREWLGEGPVLLVMGTAHGLAPEVLERADGVLRPVRFMSGYNHLSVRSATAIMVDRLLGDAL